The DNA sequence TGCTACGATAAGAGCTACTCTGGTAGACTCTACCTAGGTGACCAAGGGCCAGCATCTCAAAGATCGACTTCTTTTGTTCATCTAAAAGGATTTAGGTATGTTATTGATTTTGGAACGAAAAAATCGTACGCTGTCTTCTCTAATGATTTTGGATGTATCTTGTAGCTCGGCTTACCTTGTTGATGTTGAAAATTATTGTATCGGGAGTTCCTGTCTAATGCAAACGGGCTACCAAGCGCAAGTTGATACGGGCTCATCATTCACATATCTTCCCAGCAAAATCTATGAACAAATCGTTTCTGAGGTTCTCACCCCCTCAACtgtttatgtattttgttcGACTTCTTGTTTTCGATTCTCTTGGTTTTCTAAAGAGTTTCTTAATGCTCAGTTTCATCGACAAGTTAATGCAACGAGGATCACTGTACAAATTTTTGATAGCTGTTATAAGGCTAGGTAAAGCTACTAATTCGAAAAATCTTTCCTAATTTTTGCATCTATGGCTTCATTAACTTTTGCTCTTTCTTTAGTTCGCTCGACATGTCAAATATTCCCCGCACGAAACTTGTTTTCGCCACTAACCAGAGCTTTGAAGTCGACAATCCCCTGTTCCACATTGTGGATGATCAGGTGCGTACTTATATCTCCTATCACATTCATGTTAAACAACGAAATGTAAACTTCTCGGATTCTTCCATCTACTAATCAAATCATTCGAAGAGTTTGTTATGATTTTGTGCTTCTTGGCTATCACAATTTGTttcaaagtttcaattttttctaccATGTTTCATAACTGTTTAATTGCATTAAGTTATCTCATCATTCCCTCCGACATTTCTTCACCAAgctttctcttttatttatttactttacgTTCAAATCGTGCCACATAAGTgcaatcatatgataattggTTATTGATTACATCTAATTTTGTGGTCGGAGTAACGACGGGATTTCCCTTTATGGTTtggtgatttatttttatatacgaATTCAACGTTCCAATTATATATTCGAATCTCCAATATGTCTCTTCAATATCGGAATCGATCCTATATTATAGTATGTGCTACTTCTCAAGTGatgaattcatgtttttttctttactttttatgGCTAATGATGATTGTATCAAACTATCAATCTAATATTTCAATGGGAAATGTTTATTCAGGGAGAATTCTATTGTTTAGGCATACAACGGATTGATGAAGATTTCGGTATCATTGGACGTGAGTGCTCTATTTCTTTCTCGCCCGTCTCATTTTAATTGCTCGACTATATAACAACCTACACTGTCCCGATggttataataaatgaaactcCGTTCACTCCtgaaatttgaccaaacttcgTGATTTAATGTTCCTTTCTAACCTTACGGGACTGATCagaatttgactaaacttTTGTTCATTTTGTGCTTTATTTTCCCTGAAGAAAATTTTCTGATGGGCTACCGCCTCGTTTTTGATTGGGAGAAGACGAAGTTGGGCTGGTCCGTCTCCGATTGTAAGTATTTTTGACTTTTCCTTAAAGTTTCTGAGCTAAATGAAAGAGATTGGCTTATAGATTTGCATTATTCTGAGGCGATTATCCGACGTTCTCGCGAACTTGTGGTGTTTTTACTAGGTCGCGATGTCGGAGAAAGTGGTGACGGACTTCATCTACCACCTTCTTCAAGCGACGAGTCGCCAAATCCCCTACCAACGAACGAGCAGCAGCAGAGCCCGCGTGGACGTGCTGTCCCACCTGCTCTTGCCGGTAGGGCTCCTGCGAAACCCTCCTCGGCTTCTCCCCTGCCTGCTGCCTACCGGTACGAGTTCTGTTCGACGACGAGTTTGTTGCTGTTTCTGTGGATTGCATATGcgacttatataatttaaaatatttgcagCTGGTTTATCTATATGTATATCTGGCCTTTTATCTATGCAATCTTAgtcacaaattttgaaaaaggtTATTCCATTCCATCTGCACCATTACTTGCCTTATCAACTTGCTTTGCACTAGCATCGAGATCGACCTCGTTGGTCGGTGGACGTGGCCGAGGCTTGTCGTTTTGTCAATCATCAATGCGTGCATTCAAAATCAGCTCAGCTAGAAGGGCCTAATTTTCCATTAGAGTTGGCCGGAAACGCCATGCCCTCgatttgcatttttatttttattttttaagaagaCATCAACGACATCGTTGTGATATTTTCCCTAAACTTAACATCGCGAAATTGTCCTTGTTGGTAAGTGGACGTGGCCGAGGCTCGACCTTTTGTCAATCCTCAATGCATGAGCTTGAAATAAGTGCCGCCAGGAGGGCCTAATTTTCCATTAGAGTCGGCCGTAAACACCATGCCTTTGACATCGTTTTGAGATTTTCCTTAGAACTGACATTgtgaaattacaaatttacccCTTaggaaagcaaaaaaaatcttcTCCCTAATTAGCTTACTTCTTCTCCGAAATTAGCTTACTTGTTCTCCGAAATTATGTTCTAGATTCGTCACTGCTCGAAAATTGGGGATCGGGTGGGTCATTGATAAGATGCAAAGTCTTGAAACTTATACTATTGTGGCTagaaatgtttctttttttaagtACAAAAGGTGTGGAATTTGATTCCTATACCCTAATGTTCTAAAGTGGGGTAGTGTTAATGCATGAATATTATGACCCATAATTGTGTATCATTTCCTCAAATGGGAAACTAAGTGGATGtttgtttcaatttcaaaCTTAAAATTGTTACTATTACCACTTTATTCAATCACACGTCATATCTTTCTAATCATATGTATCATCATTATATCTTATCAACCCCTTGAATACTCATCTCTTCAACAACATTACAATCAACTCTTGTAAACTGATGTAAACTGATGGTGAATTATTTAAACGTGACATTTTCTACAAAGCAAAATACAACACAAATTGATACTTGTAGTATTTTACTTTTGGggcatatttcctttttttcactttatatatCCACACCGCCCTATACAAAGATGGTCCTCATCTTGTAACCGTTCGATCATCACGGGTCGCCACATGGCGCGACGATCAAGCACCCCCATGGCAGAGAAAAAGAGTTGTGACACGAATCTACGATCAAGAAcattctatttctttttatgatGGTGAAGTAAAACCATCTAATATTCCTTCGTGGCTAAGGGAGTCAAGCCCCATTAGATTCTTTACtaaggagtattttattttgaatttttttgtcgAATTTgtaatactattttattatgcatatatatacgTGTATGAGATGAAaacctttttagtttatattttgttgttttctatatatcttataaattatttgttctaCTATATCCACGAATACTACCAAAATTATACGAGTCTCACTTGCAAGTTGCAACCTGACTTCGATGACTTCGATTCAAAAGGTGATTATGGAGTATTGAAACACATTAACGGTTGATCACAACCTCTGAAACACAAACTTATGGCATGAAGGGATAATatggtaatatcgtcattatgttatcatatgataatttttaatgaatgtttttttatatcaacatagtgtattgcaaatatcaacaatatgacataagaatatcaacaccaGGGGCGGAGCCAGGATTTCAATTCGACGggggcaaaaatatatttaagaaGAAATTTTAATAGTTTGAGGTAGGGCATTTATAAAggaaatcataaatttttaaaaattactctatgaaATAGTACTACATGAAATATATGaggaggggcaaatgccccttaTCCCCTCCTAGTGGATCCGCCCCtgatcaacactagtacaagaaaatatcaacacatatttattgagatttttacatagttttattgagattttttgatgtatttattgataaaaatctggttatcaacatttataaaaacaaaaataaaaaatatcaatttttatcatccgaacgtcgtcggaacatatgcaattgagatctcgttggaatccttataaaattatcttttgcAGGAGCAAAATCAGTAACGGTGGACTGGAAACAACAAAAGGCGACGGTGTACGGATTTGTGGATGCGAAAAAGGTGTTGAAGAAGGCAAAGTCGACGGGGAAGAAGTGTGAGCCGTGGCCATATGTTCCGTACGGACTCATTGCTCATCCTTATGCTAGTGGCGTCTACGATAAGAAGGCCCCGGCCAATCACGTGCGTGGAACCGATGAGCCCGGGGTCGGCACCCTCAACCCGGTCGAGGAGAAGTATGCTCTCATGTTTAGTGATGATAACCCCAACGCTTGCACAATCATGTAGATATTTGACCTAAATTGACATGGAAATGTTTGGttggaaatttgaatattgatatatatatgaatatatgtgGGGTCGGTCCTAAAATTTTAGGACCAGTTGgattataataatatcatgTTAATAAATAGTTGGATATTGATATATTGTACTTCAAAGTcccaaaattaattctaacctaatatttattgtaataaaaaaatggaattttggaatttcttttttgtaaGGTTCAGTTGTAGATACAATTCTTTTGGATATAcgaatattttgaatttatatgcTCTTAAATTAGGATTTCGAGATCAGCTTGGATTATCCAAAAATCCAATCCAAAATCCGAATGATCACCCCGAATTATGTTACCTTATGTAAATATCGAAGAAGAA is a window from the Salvia hispanica cultivar TCC Black 2014 chromosome 1, UniMelb_Shisp_WGS_1.0, whole genome shotgun sequence genome containing:
- the LOC125200505 gene encoding heavy metal-associated isoprenylated plant protein 24-like, which produces MRRGAKSVTVDWKQQKATVYGFVDAKKVLKKAKSTGKKCEPWPYVPYGLIAHPYASGVYDKKAPANHVRGTDEPGVGTLNPVEEKYALMFSDDNPNACTIM